TCTGGCGGCGTTCGGTCACGTGGTCGAGTCCGTCGGCCAGTTCGTCCCTGACCTCGCTCTCGAAGTCGTCGACCTCCTCGAGGAACTCGGTCGAGAACTCCTCGACGAGTTCGAACGTCCACTGGTCGCTGATCGCGCCCGCGGGGAGGTGGTTGTCGCGAAGGTCGTCCGCCCACTCCTTGTGGCCGGCCTCGCGGAGGGCGTCTTCGGCGTCGCTCATCCGATCCATCGCGTGGCCGAGGTTGTGGTGGAACTCGAGGAGGGTGCCGTACGCCCGGTGGATATGCTCGATTCCCAGTTGCAGTTCGTGGAGGGCCTGTTCCTCGGCGTCGGTCAACTCGAGGTCGTCGGGATCGGTCGTCATAGGCGTGGGACCACGGACGGCATCAAAGACGTTTCAGGGTCGGCAACGGCTGCCGACTCTCGGCCCAGTTTGTCGGGTTCGATAGTCGACCCGAAACGCTATGGTTCCCTGACTGTCTAGGTTCCGTGAACGCGATGGCGATACTCGACGACCTCTCGGGCTACGAGTTCGAGGACCTGATGGAGGACGTGTTCCGCCACTTAGGCTACGAAAACGTCCGCCAATCGAGGCGGACGGCCGACGAGGGACGGGACATTCTGATGGAAGAGGTCGTCGACGGGAGTCGGCGCGCGGTCGTCGTCGAATGCAAACACACGGAAACCGTCAGCCGTCCAGTCATCCAGAAGCTCCACTCGGCGGTCGCGACCTACGACTACGACGGACCCGTCCGGGGGATGGTGGTGACGAGCGGTCGCTTCACCGACCCCGCTCGAGAGTACGCCCGGGACCTCGGCGCCAGACGGGACGGCGGCGTGGAACTCCTCGACGGCGCGGACCTCCGGGAGATCGGCGAGGAGATCGGCATGGACCTCTATAACGGCCGGATCGAGATCCTCTGCGAGGAGGTGCTCCGGCCGACCAACCCGACCTGTGGGCGGGACGCACCGGTCTTCGAAGCCGCCCGCGAGATCGAGAACCTCGAGCCCGCGACGATCCCGACCCCCGAGACGACCGTCTCGCTCGAGCCGATGGTGACCATCCACACGAGAACGAACGCGACGTTCGAGACGTCCGTCGGCGTCATCCACCAGGTCGAGGAATCGAACGACCTCGTGATCCGCGCCGAGGGCGACACCCCCCGGATCGAGACCGGCGACGTCAAGGAGCTGGTCGCGAACCCGTCGGCCCCTCGTATCGACCTCGAGGATCGAAATCTCGAGGCCACCTTCGACGCCGTCGAACGGCGGCGATTCGGTCGGACCGAGACCACCTACAAGCAGTGGGCGATCGATCGGCTCCAGCAGGTCCACACCACGACGGTGCAGTACACCGGCGGCAACAACGTCGACTACGAGAAGACCTGTACGCCGCGACCGTCCGATATCTCGATCTGGTCGATCGATCCGGTCTACGTTCCCCACGTTCGCTCGTGCGTCTCGCTGGGCGAGTACGAGTACGGGTACGCCTACTACGCCGCGGGGCCCTCGAGGGCGACCACGACGAACGAGTTTCGACAGTGTGTCCACTGCGGTGCCGACGGCGCGAACGAGACCTACACCTACTGTTCCAACTGCGGGAGCATCAACTGCGACGACCACCTCGAGACGGAGCGACTCGTGGGCGAGCCGGTCTGTACCGGCTGCGCCGTGACCGAGCAGTTCGCGTTCGACACCAAGTACTTCTACGATCGGGAGAACCTCGAGGCCTTCCGCGAGGAGTACGCCGAGATGCCCATCCACGAGAAGGCCAAGGAGAACGTGAGACTGGCTGCGGGCACCGTACTCTGTCTGCTGTTCGCGGCGTTCCTGGTCGTGCTGTCGCTCGGTCTCGTGTAGCGTCTTCGGGCTGGTCGAACCGTCTCCTCGGATAGGTACCTCTTCACTGTGAACCGACCGTACCACGTGCGGTGGCGCACGCTGGGCCGTGGTGAGCCGAGGGCGAACCACGGCACAGAACCGTGCGAGGGATGAGCGAGTGAACGAAGTGAACGAGTGAATCGGTTGGGGAGGGCGTGGCACTCATCGCAGCCAGCGGCAGCAGAACGCTCGACTCGTCAGACTTGTCGGGAAGAGAGGCCAGTACAGTAGTCAGCGGAGCTGAGATGAGAACTCGAGTGCGAACGCTTCAACTTCGTCCCAGTCCGTGTACTCGTAGTCCCGCGACGTGTCGGTATCGCCGCTCGCCTTCCGTGCAATCCGGCGCATCACGAACCGTTTCACCAGGCCGTACTCGCTGTACTTGATCGCCCCCGCTACGGTGAGCGTCGCGTCCGGCTCCCAGCCCGTTTCCTCGAGAAACCCCTCGAGCAACTCCCGCGCAGGCTCGCGCTCGGCCGGATCCGCGTGCGCCGCCGTTAGACTCACCGAGAAAAAGGCCGACGGCTGTCGATTCAGGCCCTCGAGATTCTCGCGGACGAACTCGGTGACGTACCCCTGATGAGACCCCGCGTGGATCGACGCGCCGACGATCACGCCGTCGTATGCAGCCACGTCGAGCCCCTCGGGGGGATGTTTCAGGTGGACCAGCACTGGCTCGTGGCCCTCGGACTCGAGGATGTCACCCACTCGTTCGGCGATCGTCGCCGTCTGGCCCTCGCTCGAGCCGAAGGCGACGAGGACGCGGGTCATGGGGGGTCGCCTCGAGCGGCCGTGGAGTCGGCGTCTAAGGGGAACATCTCGGGTGCTCGTACGACGATGGGGGTATTGAGCGTTGTACCTGAACTTGCTCCGCTCGAGTTGCTCACTTCGCGTGCGAACGGAACGTGGTCTTAGAAAATGGATATGTAGCGAATGTAGCTGCCTATTCGACGATGAATCCGCTCGCCAATTCCAGAACCTCCGAGCGAGACCGCGGCTGATCGAACGCCATTGGGAATCCGACCTCACCGTTGAGTTCACGGAGGAACGAGGCATGCCGCGCTTCGACGTTGTGAATGCTAAGCGCTGGCGGAACGAGATCAGCGTTCTCGATGAAGGGAGCAGCACCGGCGTGAGTCGTGATTTGCTCGGTCTGATCAGAGAGCATGCTGATGATGGGGTCGTGTTCCCACCGGAGCGCTGGGCGGCAACCTTCCGGCTGCACGCCCAGCTCATCCTCCGTGAACTGAGGAGATATCTCGCCTACTCGCTACCGCCACTGCTACAGCGACTAATCGAAGACGCTCAGAAGATCCACAAGCAACGACCGATCCTCCAAGCAACACGCGCTGCCACCTCCCAACCGGCTGTCGAGGCCTAGTTAAAGGCAAGCAATTCTACAGAATAAAGCATCCTATTCATAAATACAAACGTGCGCAATACTTGCACCCGTTAAATTTATTATAGAACACAACAATATACAAATGCATGTCAGATACAGAATGGAAGGACGACGTTGATTCCATCGTAGAAGACGGCAGTGGCTGCGTTGAGACGTGGGAAGCGCTCTCTGAGAAGCGATCATCAGACGAATCAGGGCGTCGGTCGTTTATGCAGCGTTTCGGAATCACGGTTGGTGCCCTTTCACTCGGTTCAACGGCAGGGTTCACATCATCCGTGTCGGCTGAAAAAAGCGAGATTGACACAGTTGACCTCCCTAAATCCGAAGCGCGAGCATTGTTCGGCGAAGCGCGGCAGTACGATGGTTTTCGTGTTGCCTATCAGGAACTAGACGTTGACAGCATTGACCGAGCGTTCCAATATGAACAAAATGGAACGGAAGGGAGAGGTCTGGTTCTCGGCAGCGAGTCGAATGACGCACCGGTCCTGTTCTTCTACGATGATGACGAGAAGGGGAAAACAGCGTTTGGGGGATCACAGATTGAGGACGACGGCCTCAGAATCGTCGATGGCGATGAAGCGATCCGCTACGATATTGGAACACACGACGTTTCAGAGGCGTTCACTCAAATTGAATCGACAGCGGAATATACTGACGCGACGAGCGCTGCTAACGGATCCGTGTTCGAAGACGAGATGATATTCGCTCGCTCACTGAAAACTGACGAGTTTGCACTTCTCGCTCCGGTCGGTGAATCTGATGAGATCACAGATCGGATCGTCGTACAAGGATCCACTAATACGTGGGACCTCACCGCGGATGTCGCCAGTAATGGTGTGACGACGTTGGGCGATGGCCACGTGGTCTGTGATCCAACAGGAAACATCTGTACAGACTACTGTAAAATCCTCTGTGCCGCCGTCGGTGGTCTCTCAGGTGCTGCTTGCTTGACAAAATGCTCTGCAACAATCGCTGGCATTCCAATCGCACCAGCATGCGCTTCGGTCTGCGCTGCTGCTGTCGGAGGTACCTGTTATCAGACCTGTGTCAACCAAGTTAATTAGTGATGGTCACGAACAAACAGCCAGATAACTCAATGAAAGAAACACGTGTTATCCGGGGTGGCTAAATGCTCACCTCGGAACAGATTGGTGGATTAGCCGTAATGGCAACCGTCCTCGCTGTCACCGGATTCGTGGCAGTACCCGAACAGGCTTCGCCACTGATCACTGCTGCCCTGGTCTGGCTGGTCGCCTTTGGTGCGGGTACTATCGGAGTATTCGCTCTGACTTGACACGGAGCGGTACCGTTGTGATGGCGGGACAGCCGTGTTCAAAGACGGGTTGAAAAAAGTGTGAGTACAGCGACCTCGTCGAAGCTGTATTCGACTCGTCGCTCAATGGACCGTCTCATCGGTCGGTGGATTGGTTATCCCCAATCACTTCGCTGTGCCACTCGCCGTTTTCGTCGAACCCGCCGTAGACTGCTCCTCGAGCAGTCCTCGCGAGGAGTTCCCGACGATCAACGCTGCACTGAGAGCCAACGCGAGGGTCGTCACCACCGGGCTCAACAGCCCCGCCAGCGCGACGGGGATCACGATCGCGTTGTAGGCGAGCGCCAGCCCGAGATTCTGCACCACGCGCCTGCGAGCGCCGCGGGCCAGCGCGAAGGCTCGTTCGACCGCGGCGAGGTCGTCCTCGACGATCGCGAGGTCGGCCGCGTCGGCGGCCAGCGCCGTCCCGCCGCCGAGCGAGAGCCCCAGATCCGCCGCGGCGAGTGCGGGCGCGTCGTTCGTCCCGTCGCCGACCATCGCGACGCAGCCGTCCTCGCACAGTCGCCGGACGGCGGCCGTCTTTCCTGCGGGCGGGACGCTCGAGAAGACGCGACTCACCCCGGGATGCGCTCGAAAGCGACCCGTCGCCGATTCGTCGTCGCCCGTAAGCACCACGACGTCGACGCCGCGGTCGGCGAGCGCGGTCACGACGTCCGTCCACCCCGCTCGCGGCTCGTCACCCACGACGACGAGTCCTTCCGCGCGTCCGTCCCGGCCGACGATTACAGGGAGGTGGCCGTCCGCTCGCACGTCGTCGATTCGGCTCTCGAGGCGGTCCTCGAACTCGAAGCCCGCACCCCGAACGAAGTCGGGGTGACCGACGACCAGCTGCTGGCCGTCGACGACTCCCTCGACGCCGGTCGCGTGGCGTTGGAACTCCTGGACAGATTTCTCTTCCGGGCCGTCACCCGTCTCACTCGCTTCTTCGTCGGCGATTCCGCCGTCAGATCGCGCTCGCTCGTTCCCACCATCCGTTCGTACCCACTCGCCCCCGCCCTCGTCGACCCCGTCGCTGAAGGCGTCCGCGATGGCTGCCGCAGCCGGATGTGCCGCGCGTCGCTCGAGCGTCCCAGCAGCCCGAAACAGTTCGTCCGGCCCCTCGGCCTCGAGCACGGTCATCTCGCCGGTCGTGAGCGTTCCGGTCTTGTCGAAGACGACACAGTCGACCTCGCGCAGCCGTTCGAAGACGCTCTCGTCGAAGACGACGATGCCGGCCTCGAGGGCGTCGCGGATGCTCGAGGCGATCGAACACGGCGTCGCGAGCGCGAGCGCCCACGGACTCGCGACGACGATAGTGACGAGGACGGCCGACGCGACGGTGGGCGCACTCGAGCCCAGCAGGACGGCCGCGAGGCCCGCGACGACCGCAGCGACGACGACGAGCGGGAGAGCGAGCCCGGCGAGCCCGTCGGCCCGGCGCTGGACGCCGTGATCTGCGCTTTGAAGATTCCAGACGGTCCGAGTCAGCCGCTCGATGCTGCTCGCGGTCCGGTCGCCGACGTCGACGATTGCGGCGTCGCCCGTCACGACCGAGCCGCCGATCACCGCGTCGCCCGCGGTTTTCGAAACCGGGAGAGACTCACCGGTGACGACGGCTTCGTCGACGGTGCACTCGCCCTCCGCGACGCGGCCGTCGACCGGGATCCGCTCGCCAGCCCGGACGAGCAGGCGGTCGTCGGCCGCGATGTCCGCCACCGGAATCTCTCGCGTCGTTCCGTCGGACTCGAGGACGCGACCCGTGTCGACCTGCGAGACCGTGAGGTCGGTGAGCCGGTTCAGCGCCGCGCGCTTGACGGTTTCCTCGTAGAAGACGGCGGCCATCACCGTCGCAGCGACGAGAATCGTCAGGTCGTAGTAGACCTCGGGTCGCCCGACGAGAAAGGACAGCGTGCCGTAGCAGAAGGCCGACACGATCGTCAGCGCTGCGAGCAGCTGCGTACTCGGCCGCCGGAGTTTCAGGCTCACGTACGCCCCGCGAAGCAACGGCATTCCGGTCAGGTAGAGGACGGCGGCAGTCAGCACGAAGAAGAGGGGCAGGAACAGCATTCCGTCGAAACTCGCGAACGTCTCGCCGTACTGTGCGAACAGCCAGTACTCCGTGTACCGGGAGAGATAGACGGGGTAGAACACCGTCACGTACGGCACCAGCAGGAACGAGCCGAAGACGATCCCGACGATGTAGCGGATCTCGAGGACGTCCTCCGAACGTCGCTTGCGCATCCCCCGCATCTCGCGCGATCGGCGGGTGGTGCTCGCGACGTCCTCCCGTCGCCCGGAAGACACGGAATCGCCGCCGTCCTCACCAGTGGCCTCCTCGCGGCGATACGCGGTGTAGCCCGTTCTGCTCAGCGCGTCCTCGAGTTCCGCCGCCGACACCCGTTCGGGATCGTGATCGACCTGCACCGTCTCCGTGACGTAACTCGCCGCCGCGTCCGAGACGCCCCCGTACCCTTCGGCGATCGACTCGAGGTAGGACTCACAGAGCGTCGAGTGCATGCCGTCGACCCGGAAAAACGTACGCGCGTGCTCGGCGGGAGTCGCCTCCGTGGACGCCGCCTCCGCGGTGTCACTCTCGCCCTCGGCTGACTCTCCCTCGGCGATGCGATCGTCGCCGTCGGGGCAGCCAAGTTCCGCGGCGACCTCGCGGCAGCCGCTCGAGCAGAACGACCTCTCGGGCTCCGACTCCGGACCGACAGCCGCCTCCGACGCCGACTCCAAATCCGCACCGACAGCCGCTTCCGACGCCGATTCGCCCACGGATTCGGAACACACCGTGTCACAGAGGCGACAGCGATCGCGCGTCGATCCCCGATCACTCATCACACGAATGCTCCACCGCCGAGTACCATAACGGTGGTCTCGGGGTGGACGGTGACGAAGTCTCGAGGCGTCCCACAACGATGGCCACGGCGCTCGTCACTCTCGCTCGAGCAGCGCCCCGCTCTCGCCGACCGCGATCCCTCTGGTGCCGTCGATCGAGACGCCCAGCAGCGGCCCGGATGCGTCGACGTCGAACCGTTCCCACTCGGCGGTTGCTCCGTCGCGTTCGGACACCGCATCGTCGGTGCAGACCGCGACGCGTTCATCGTGGCCAGCGATTCCCGTCGCTGCCCGGTCGGCGACGCGCTCGGGCGTCCACGTCGGGCCGTCGTAGCGGTGGACGACGCCGTCGTCCGCGGCTACCAGACACTCGCCTTTTCCCGTCGTTGCGATGTCAGTGAGCGTTCCGTCGGCTCCCTCGAGTCCTACCCGCTCGAACGACTCGCCGCCGTCGGTCGTCTCGAAGACGCCGTCATTGGTGTCACAGCAGTAGCCGACGCCGTCTGCGAGCAGGGCGACGCCGCTCAGACTCGAGCCGCTGCCGGGTTTCTCGGGGCCGGTCCACTCGAGGGTGTCGCCGCGATACGCGCCCCGGAGGACGGCCCCGGAGCCGTTGATCAGGAGGACCGTCTCCGAACCCGCTCCGCCGGCGACGGCGACGCCCAGCCAGTTGTCGGTGATGTCCTCGGGTGCCGTGTAATCCACGTGCCGGCCGGTCTCGGCGTCGATTCGGCCGAGTGAGCCGCTGTCGCCCGCGACCCAGACCGCGCCGCCGTCGCTCGTTGCGTCGACGCCGCGGAGGTCGTTGCCGCCGGCGGCGGGGCCGTCCTCGAGGAGAACACGCCATCCGTTCTCGTCGCCCTCTTCGGCGCGTTCCTCGCCGTTTCCCTCACCGCTGGCGAGGACGATTCCGCCGTCACCGACCGCGTAGCCGCCGCTGGTCGAGACGCTCGCGTCGCGTAGCGTCGTCTCCGCGGGTGCGTCGACGGCGTGCCACCCGGACTGTGTCTCCGTCGACACGTCGGCTCCGTCGCTATTGCGATCATCACTCCTCGTCGCTTCGTCGGCTTCGCTTTGCACCGGTTCGGGGGCGTCACCGTCCGCGGTTTCGGCGTGCTCGAGGGTCGTTCCACCGCCCCTCTCATCGTCCATCCCTGCCGTGGAACGCCGCTCGGTTGCTGCGTTCGATTCCGTTTCGGCTGTCTCGCTCCCGGAGGCGTCCCCAGCGGCGTCCTGCGCGTTCGCGGCGGATGCGTCCGTCGTCGAAGTTTCTCGTGCGGGCGCTCGAGCGCCAGCGCGCTCCGATTTGCCCGGCTGTTCGCTCTCGACGGGCGTCCCGTTCCCACGCTCGTCGACGCTCGAGGAACTGCTCCCGTCGCTCGAGTCCGCGACCGTCGCCGAATCCTCCCGCGGGCGCGCCCGTCCGTGCCAAAGGTACAACACGACCGGCGGGACGAGATACGATGCGATCGCGAGCGCGGCGAACCAGTTGTGGACGATAGTTAGCGTCCCGAACGCGGTCAACCCGGCCGTCGCGACGGCGTGGATCCACGTCTTCGTGTAGTTGCGAAAGAATCGGACGAAGCCGTTCGCGTCGGCGGATGCGTCGTGTGTGGTCATCGAGTAGCGTGGCGGGTCCCTCGAGCGAACCGACTCCGAGACAGGAGCCGAAACTCGTGGCTCGAGTGTATCGGATCGCCGGGCAAAAACGCACTGCAGGCAGACCCACTCCGCCGAACGGGCCGCGTTAGCGCTGGGGTCGCCGCGCCGTGCCGACGGAGACGGTGAGCACGCCGTTGTTGTAGACGGCCTCGCGCTCGTCGGTGAACGCGTCCAGTCGATCCGGCGGTGAGACGGCCCGATCGAAGGTGGTGTCTTCGTGTTCGATTCGGAGGCAGATTCGTCTCGAGCTGGCGGTGACCGTGATATCGTCGATGGCGGCGGGGAGCGCGTCGACGACGACGGTCAGCCGACCGGCCGATCGGTCGTGGACCGCTCGCGTCGGAAACGACTGGGTCGTGGTGTGCGTGGAGGGGGACACGGAGCCACGTACCGAAGGCAGACAGAAGTCGATCCGCGTGCACAGCTGTCGGTTTGATAGGTGGCCGTTTCCACCGCCGCTCAGAGATACCCTAGATCCGCCAGTCGCTCTTTGGTCCCCTCGCGCATCTCGACCGCTCCCGTCGCGTCGGCGTCCTCGAGCGGCTCGAACTGCTCTTCGAGCCGTCGCTGGAGCGTCCGGACCTGCTCGGGCTCCTCGGCTGCGATATCGTCGCGCTCGTTCGGATCGACCGTGACGTCGTGCAGGCGCTCGAAGCCGTCGTCGCCGCGAACGTACTTGTACTCCCGCGTCCGAACCGCGCGAAGCCGACGGTCGTACTCGCGGACGCGATCCGGAATGTCGCCGAAGCGGGCCTCGAGCCGTTCGATCGAGGGCTGCGGGGCGACGTACTCGGCG
Above is a window of Natronorubrum tibetense GA33 DNA encoding:
- a CDS encoding Hsp20/alpha crystallin family protein, yielding MSPSTHTTTQSFPTRAVHDRSAGRLTVVVDALPAAIDDITVTASSRRICLRIEHEDTTFDRAVSPPDRLDAFTDEREAVYNNGVLTVSVGTARRPQR
- a CDS encoding restriction endonuclease; the protein is MAILDDLSGYEFEDLMEDVFRHLGYENVRQSRRTADEGRDILMEEVVDGSRRAVVVECKHTETVSRPVIQKLHSAVATYDYDGPVRGMVVTSGRFTDPAREYARDLGARRDGGVELLDGADLREIGEEIGMDLYNGRIEILCEEVLRPTNPTCGRDAPVFEAAREIENLEPATIPTPETTVSLEPMVTIHTRTNATFETSVGVIHQVEESNDLVIRAEGDTPRIETGDVKELVANPSAPRIDLEDRNLEATFDAVERRRFGRTETTYKQWAIDRLQQVHTTTVQYTGGNNVDYEKTCTPRPSDISIWSIDPVYVPHVRSCVSLGEYEYGYAYYAAGPSRATTTNEFRQCVHCGADGANETYTYCSNCGSINCDDHLETERLVGEPVCTGCAVTEQFAFDTKYFYDRENLEAFREEYAEMPIHEKAKENVRLAAGTVLCLLFAAFLVVLSLGLV
- a CDS encoding flavodoxin domain-containing protein, with the translated sequence MTRVLVAFGSSEGQTATIAERVGDILESEGHEPVLVHLKHPPEGLDVAAYDGVIVGASIHAGSHQGYVTEFVRENLEGLNRQPSAFFSVSLTAAHADPAEREPARELLEGFLEETGWEPDATLTVAGAIKYSEYGLVKRFVMRRIARKASGDTDTSRDYEYTDWDEVEAFALEFSSQLR
- a CDS encoding heavy metal translocating P-type ATPase — translated: MSDRGSTRDRCRLCDTVCSESVGESASEAAVGADLESASEAAVGPESEPERSFCSSGCREVAAELGCPDGDDRIAEGESAEGESDTAEAASTEATPAEHARTFFRVDGMHSTLCESYLESIAEGYGGVSDAAASYVTETVQVDHDPERVSAAELEDALSRTGYTAYRREEATGEDGGDSVSSGRREDVASTTRRSREMRGMRKRRSEDVLEIRYIVGIVFGSFLLVPYVTVFYPVYLSRYTEYWLFAQYGETFASFDGMLFLPLFFVLTAAVLYLTGMPLLRGAYVSLKLRRPSTQLLAALTIVSAFCYGTLSFLVGRPEVYYDLTILVAATVMAAVFYEETVKRAALNRLTDLTVSQVDTGRVLESDGTTREIPVADIAADDRLLVRAGERIPVDGRVAEGECTVDEAVVTGESLPVSKTAGDAVIGGSVVTGDAAIVDVGDRTASSIERLTRTVWNLQSADHGVQRRADGLAGLALPLVVVAAVVAGLAAVLLGSSAPTVASAVLVTIVVASPWALALATPCSIASSIRDALEAGIVVFDESVFERLREVDCVVFDKTGTLTTGEMTVLEAEGPDELFRAAGTLERRAAHPAAAAIADAFSDGVDEGGGEWVRTDGGNERARSDGGIADEEASETGDGPEEKSVQEFQRHATGVEGVVDGQQLVVGHPDFVRGAGFEFEDRLESRIDDVRADGHLPVIVGRDGRAEGLVVVGDEPRAGWTDVVTALADRGVDVVVLTGDDESATGRFRAHPGVSRVFSSVPPAGKTAAVRRLCEDGCVAMVGDGTNDAPALAAADLGLSLGGGTALAADAADLAIVEDDLAAVERAFALARGARRRVVQNLGLALAYNAIVIPVALAGLLSPVVTTLALALSAALIVGNSSRGLLEEQSTAGSTKTASGTAK
- a CDS encoding ICP22 family protein, encoding MTTHDASADANGFVRFFRNYTKTWIHAVATAGLTAFGTLTIVHNWFAALAIASYLVPPVVLYLWHGRARPREDSATVADSSDGSSSSSVDERGNGTPVESEQPGKSERAGARAPARETSTTDASAANAQDAAGDASGSETAETESNAATERRSTAGMDDERGGGTTLEHAETADGDAPEPVQSEADEATRSDDRNSDGADVSTETQSGWHAVDAPAETTLRDASVSTSGGYAVGDGGIVLASGEGNGEERAEEGDENGWRVLLEDGPAAGGNDLRGVDATSDGGAVWVAGDSGSLGRIDAETGRHVDYTAPEDITDNWLGVAVAGGAGSETVLLINGSGAVLRGAYRGDTLEWTGPEKPGSGSSLSGVALLADGVGYCCDTNDGVFETTDGGESFERVGLEGADGTLTDIATTGKGECLVAADDGVVHRYDGPTWTPERVADRAATGIAGHDERVAVCTDDAVSERDGATAEWERFDVDASGPLLGVSIDGTRGIAVGESGALLERE